From the Patescibacteria group bacterium genome, the window GCAAAACAATGATCCTTCGACGTATGACGCCAGCACCTCTGGCTTGTTCCGATTTGATGTCGGAGCAACCGAGGGTGTCTCGGTATATTAGACCCAATTTAATTGGGATCAGGCAGATAACAGGAAGTTATCTGCACTGAAAAATGATCTTCTCTAGCAGGAGATCATTTTTTATTTACACAATTCAACCACGCAATTGAATTATTCATTCAAAACCTATAAATCATGTCTATGATTTTGAAACGATCGTTTCTTATTCTTAGACAGACTTTGAGAGAATTCCAAGTATTGATTTGTTGATACTGCTTTGCTCTGCGATGAAGCTCGCAACGTATTCTTCGACTTTGTACTCAATCGATGCCAGCTCAACAAATTCGGCCGCGTCTTTGTCGGTGACCCACAAGCTCCTTTGGATTTGTTTGAAACCCATCCGTTTCAGAACCTTACGGAAATTATTTCGGCGAGTGCTCAAATATTCTGGGATATCGAAAGAAACAAGTAAGAAACGATCAATTAGCTTGTTATGCTTCACAATTTTGTCGGCCACCTTCAATCTTGCCTTGTTCGTAAAAACGATAGACTCCTGCGCGTCCTGCCTGATCTCAATATATTTTCGCCTTTTCATGGAGTCAATAAATTTGCAGAAATTCCGATAGGTCAGTGTTGGTTCAGCATAGTAAAGCTGTCTGTAAACTTCTTTCCGTCCTCCTGCAATGATCAAAAATGACTCGGTTAACCCGAGGACAGAATCCAAAACCCTTTCCAAGGTAAGCGACGCCGCTTGAGCAATATTTTCTTTTAACTCCTTCTCCATACATTAATCTTATTACGATTTATTATATATGTCTATGATTTTGAAACGATCGTTTCTTTTTCATAGACAGTTTGCAAATGATTGCTAATAACGAGCCGATTTGGTATAGCTTTATTAAGATCAAACCTCAAAGGAGAAATTTGATGCAAAATTGGATCGAAGAGATAGCCAATAAAATTGGAGTCGAGTTTTCTCGGCATCCCCTCACTCTATTACTGCTTGACCAGATCAAACTGGTCGAAGAGTCCGATTGTGTACACAAAGACAATCTTCTCGAGACATTCGAAGTGTTCGTCTCAGCAGAGCACGACACCGCCTATATGGCGCTTGATTGGCTGGCCGAGGCAAGCGAAGGCGAGTGCAGCGAGCCAGAATGTGTACAGCACGCCTCGATAATGTTGGTTGCCATTTTCACCGGAAAGGGAAGTATCCTCAACGTACTGGCTTCAGGCGACAAATGTCTGTATACGATTAAGCACTTCTACGAAAAAAATCGAAGGAACAAAGAGTTGAAGGCTTTCAACCGCCTGTGTCTTGCCGCTCTCAGACATGCAGGAGTAGACTTCTCCCAATGTCTTGAAATAGATGAATCCTCCTGGGGATTTATTAAAATTGCGGAGGCGCACAAATGGATTGTTGATAGTAGTTATTATGACCGTTTCGAAGCGAATACCAAGAAAAAACCCGAGGGTTCTTAGCAATAGCAAGAATCCTTTTTTATTTCTCTCCAAAATTGCAAACCATGAGCCGATTTGGTATAGCTGTATTAGAGATCAAATCCATACAAGAAGGAGGCATCTGATGCCCGGATTGCCTGAATATCTCAAACAGATCAGCACCCCTTTCGCGGAGCATCCGCTCACGAATTTCCTGATTGACCAGATCGAAATGGCCAATTTGACCAATTTTCCTGGCAAGCACAATTTACTTGCCACTTTCGAAGAGTATGTCCTCGCGAGAGGCTATAATGTTTACCTTGAAAATTTGGCGAACGACAGCCGCGGCAAAAGAAATCAGCCCAAATGCGTTCAGTACGCCTCGCTGATTCTGACCGCCCTTTTCACCGAGAAGGCAGTCGTACTCAATTCGTTTTATCAGGGCAATTCAAGCCTGGACGCGCTTATAGACTTTTACGATGAAAATCGTGAAAATGATCAGCTCAAAGACCTAACCTGGCTATGTCTTGCCGGACTTGCACACGCAGGCGTCGACCTGTCCCAATGCTATGGCATAGCAAATTGGCAAACGGAGGGTCTGATCGAATCACCGCTCCAGTGGATTATCGCCGGAACATATTCCATCCGTCTGGAGGCTAATAAGCAACCAAAACCCGAGGATTCTTCGCAGTAGCAGGAATCCTTTTTTAATACCAAAAAACGGCCGAAGCCGTTTTTTGTCTGAAATAGTTGTCTGAGGCCAAAGAAATCAAAATCTTTAATTGCTTTGGTCCCAGTCGATGCTTTGTGCGATCGACCGGATAGTTTCCCTACTCAGGCTCGCTGACCCATAGGCCGCGATTCTGAAGGGAGGTCTTGTAACTGTCGTAGGCTCTGTCAGCGGCCCCTGGAGCGGTGGTGATATCGAATGTGTCCCAGATATCACCGGTTTGGGGTAATGCCTTGCATTCCTCGTAAAATGCAGACCTACTCCCCTCTTCGGGGAAAGTGAATTCAATGAACTCAACCATCCGTGATTTGTCCCCTTCGAACATCCAGCTGCTGAACTTGTTGGTCCAGCAATAGGCTTCGCGGTCGAAGGGTTTCAGCCGCAGGTAGGCTTCATACGCTTGCCTTTCGGCAACGTGGCTCAGGTATACCGCCAATTCGTACTGGTCGGTATAACCGTTATACTTTCGGGCCGGATTGTGCTCGGTGTACTGCTTATCAAGCAAGGCCACCTGGCGGGTGCGCTCGCGATACTCGTCATAGACTCGTATTGCGAAAGAAATCCTTGCCCAATCGGGCGTTTGCGCAGCGATAATTTGCTGCGACTTCTGCTGCTCGATGGCAGCTCTGGCTTGTGCTTTTTCAGCACCAACGCGTTGTCCATACTCATAGCACACGCTACCAGTGATGGCGCAAATTACAGCCATAATGACCAACTGGCCAAAATGAATTCCTATTCCCTTCATTACTGTCTCCTTTTTCGCATTTCGCGGGATAGATGTACTTATATTACTACATTTTGTCCTATTTGTCAATGGTAAATACAAAAATGGCTCCGGGTGAGCGGAGTCATTTTCTATATTCTGTGAATCTATTTGATTAGAATCTGGCGAAGTGGGCGAAAGCCTTGTTGGCCTCGGCCATTCTGTGAGTATCTTCCTTCTTCTTGATCGCGTTACCTTCACCTTTGAAGGCGTTGATGATCTCAGAAGCAAGCTTCTCGTTCATAGGGCGACCCTTCTGGCTGCGAGCTGCGGCGATAACCCAGCGCATAGCGAGAGTATTTCGTCTGTCCTTGCTAACTTCCATAGGCACCTGGTAGTTTGCGCCACCGATACGTTTGGATTTGACCTCGACGATTGGACCAACATTTTTGATCGCCTGATCGAAGATTTCCATCGGATCGAGCTTGAGCTGTTCGCTAGCTTTCTCAAAAGCCATGTAGACGATTCTCTCGGCGATGGTCTTCTTGCCGTTGACCATAATGTAATTGATGAGCTTGGCGATCACCGGGCTGTTAAATTTAACATCCACACCGATCGAGCTCTTTCTGATTTTGACGTGACCTCTTGGCATAATCTATTTCCTTTCAAACAATCGATGAATAATTCTTATCTTTTCTAAATCGACTGCTTTACTTTTTAACTTTATACTTTATAACTTTTAACTATTCTTTCCCTGCTTTGGCGCCGTACTTGCTACGAGACTGTTTGCGGCCTTTGACACCGGCCAAGTCGAGCTTGCCACGAACGATATGATATCGCATACCTGGAAGGTCTTTCACACGACCACCACGGATTACTACAACTGAGTGCTCCTGGAGATTGTGGCCTTCACCACCGATATAAGCGTTTACCTCATAACCATTGGTTAATCTGACACGGGCGAATTTACGCAAAGCTGAGTTTGGTTTCTTTGGTGTCATAGTACCAACTTTGATACAAACACCGCGTTTTTGAGGACAACCAAGCTTAACCGGCTTGTTCTGAAGAAAGTTAAAAGTATTCTTCAAAGCGGTTGTCTTTGATTTTCTAGTGGTTTTCTGTCGACCCTGTCTGACTAATTGATTGATTGTTGGCATAATTCTTGTTTCTACTTATCGTTTTATTAAATTAACATAAAAGTTTTATTCTGTCAAAGCCTCTACTGGCGCTTCGATAGGCTCCTCTTCGGGAGCGTCTTCTGGCAAATCGTCACGATTGACGTTGAATCCAGTTCCAGCTGGGATCAATTTACCGATAATAACGTTCTCTTTCAGGCCCTCGAGATAATCAACTTTGCCGGAAATGGCAGCGTCGATCAGAATAGAAGTTGTCTCCTGGAAAGAAGCGGCGGAGAGGAAGCTCTCGGTCTTCAAAGCAACTCGAGTAATACCCATGATCAGGTCTTCGTATTTGACCTGTTTTTCACCCTTGGCGGCATAACCCTTGTTCTTCTCGTTGACTTCATATCTAGAGACGATCTGGCCTGGCAGGTATTTCTCATTGCCCTCTAATACTTTGACTTTGCTGTTCATCATACGGATGATGACTTCAATATGCTTGTCATTGATATCCTGGCCCTGTGTTTCGTAGATGGCCTGAACCTGTTTGATGATGTAACTCTGAGTTTTGGCTGCACCAAGTAATTTCAAACTCAAAGCGAGATCGAAGTGGCCTTCAGTCAATTGCTGACCCTTGGTAACCTGATCGCCGTTCTTCACAAGAAGTTGAGTGGTCTTGGCAGTTGTATACTCAATCGCGACTTCACCAGCTCCGGAAATCTTGGCTTTTCGACCATGAATTACGATTACGCCGGTAGCAGTTGCTCTAATTGGCTTGACTTCGGCTTTGGCGCCTTCAGCTACGACCTGATTCTTCACAACCTTGTCGCCATCGTTGACGATGAAATTGTAAGTGGCAGTAAGTGAAATATTTTCGTTCTGAATGCCCTGTCCAACAACTGTGATTCGGTAGATATCGCCATCTTTCTTGACTGATGCGACACCGGCAACCTCTGAGAGGATGGCTGGTTTCTTCGGTGTGCGAGCTTCAAAAAGCTCTTCAACACGAGGCAAACCTTGAGTAATATCTTCACCAGCTGCACCACCAGTGTGGAAGGTACGCATAGTGAGCTGAGTACCTGGCTCACCAATAGCCTGAGCGGCGATAATACCGACAGCGGTACCGATCTTGACTGGGTGACCAGTTGCAAGGTCAACACCATAACATTTCTGGCAAACACCACGTTCGGCTTCACAGGAGATCAGGGAGTAAGCATCAATTTCGGTGATTCCCTTTTCGTTTAGGGTTTTAATCTCTGGCTCAGTAAGTCTAGTTCCCTCTTTGATCCCAGCGACTGCCTTGCCCAGAACTCTACCCATAATATATTTGTCCCAA encodes:
- the rpsG gene encoding 30S ribosomal protein S7 translates to MPRGHVKIRKSSIGVDVKFNSPVIAKLINYIMVNGKKTIAERIVYMAFEKASEQLKLDPMEIFDQAIKNVGPIVEVKSKRIGGANYQVPMEVSKDRRNTLAMRWVIAAARSQKGRPMNEKLASEIINAFKGEGNAIKKKEDTHRMAEANKAFAHFARF
- the rpsL gene encoding 30S ribosomal protein S12, producing the protein MPTINQLVRQGRQKTTRKSKTTALKNTFNFLQNKPVKLGCPQKRGVCIKVGTMTPKKPNSALRKFARVRLTNGYEVNAYIGGEGHNLQEHSVVVIRGGRVKDLPGMRYHIVRGKLDLAGVKGRKQSRSKYGAKAGKE
- the cas2 gene encoding CRISPR-associated endonuclease Cas2 — its product is MEKELKENIAQAASLTLERVLDSVLGLTESFLIIAGGRKEVYRQLYYAEPTLTYRNFCKFIDSMKRRKYIEIRQDAQESIVFTNKARLKVADKIVKHNKLIDRFLLVSFDIPEYLSTRRNNFRKVLKRMGFKQIQRSLWVTDKDAAEFVELASIEYKVEEYVASFIAEQSSINKSILGILSKSV